CACCGATAATTTTCATAGCCGGTGGCTCGGGAATTGCACCGATCAAGTGTATCCTGCATCACATGCAAAATACTGAGAACACCCGAAAGTCAGTCTTCTTTTTCGGAGTACGAAGCACGAAAGACCTTTTTCTGGCGGATGAAATGAAGGCATTCGAATCCAGGATAGGGGCTTTCAAATTCATTCCTGTCGTGTCACAACCAGAACCCGATGCAAAATGGCAGGGCGAGACGGGTAGGGTAACGACCGTGGCATCGGAGTATCTAAAGAAACAACAAGATGCAAATCAATATGAGGGCTACTTGTGCGGCAGTCCCGGTATGATCGAATCGTCTGTCAAGATGTTGACCGACTGCGGCATTCCTGAGGAAAAGATCTATTTTGACAAGTTCTCGTAATAGGAGGCGGCTATGAAGAAATCACCCCAAGAGAAAAAACTCGAAAATATGTTGAAGTCCTCCAAATTCTCTTCCAGCGGTTTCATGGGAACGGACAGGAGAAACCTCTGGGAGATCATCGATGAAGATGCGGCTCAAGTGGCAAGGACGGGTAAAACGATGGAGGAAATATCCACCCGCATGCAGCAAATCACCAACACAGGTGCGGAGGGCCTTGGTGTGTGGGTGGTGATCGGCCAGAACCTGCGGGTGATGGTAGATGACAACCGGGGCGTGGTGCCATGTCCGTGGCCCCATCACGTGCGATGCCTGAAGAGGATAACGACGGTTAATAATTCTGAAACCGGAACCAGCCTGCGCTGGTCTGAGCTGAACATCCATCTCATAAAAGAGCATGGATTCTTCGAAGGCAAGGGTTCGCCTTTCAGGATCGAACCGACAGCGCTGATAAAGATGATCTTCACAACCCCGTAACAACAAAACTCCAGATACAGAAGGTTACGCATTCACAAAAACTAACGCTTGACAAGTCGTTCTCAATGATTATAATGAATAATGAAAATGAATTGCAATTTCATTTATGAGGAGGGTGTATGAACAAACGGGCAGAAACCTTACAGACTTTTATAAGGCACAGGACAAAGTACGGGCTGAAAAGTTCCGATAAGCGTACCTTTGTTGTCGATTATTTCGTCAACGCAGGCCGGCATTTTACGGTCGAAGAGCTATACAACGAGATCAAGAAACAGAAGAGCGGAATAAGCTATTCAACAGTTTACCGGGCGATTAAGTTGCTCACGCGATGGGGGCTCGCCGGTGAATCGATGTTCGGTAATTCCGTATCGAGGTATGAACCCATCGACAAATCAGAACATCACGACCACTTGATCTGCCAGGAGTGCGGGAAGATCATCGAATTCGAGAATAGCAAGATTGAGAAACTGCAGCACGATGTGGCACAGAAATACGGATTCGACGTATCCGCTCACCGGTTAGAATTGTATGGCATCTGCCGGGAATGTAAGAAGAAACGAAGGAGACGATAGGATGCCACCCATTCCCCTGACCAGCATGGAATCTGGCACAAAAGGCAAGGTAATCGAGA
The candidate division WOR-3 bacterium genome window above contains:
- a CDS encoding transcriptional repressor — translated: MNKRAETLQTFIRHRTKYGLKSSDKRTFVVDYFVNAGRHFTVEELYNEIKKQKSGISYSTVYRAIKLLTRWGLAGESMFGNSVSRYEPIDKSEHHDHLICQECGKIIEFENSKIEKLQHDVAQKYGFDVSAHRLELYGICRECKKKRRRR